The Halarchaeum grantii nucleotide sequence ACCGTGTTCGTCTTCCCCGACCCCGTCACGCCCAACAGCGTCTGCGCGTCCATCCCAGCCTCGAAGCCCGACGCCAGCGCCTCGATCGCCTCAGGCTGATCGCCGGCCGGATCGAACGGCGCGTCCACGCGGAACTCCCGCTCTACGTCCGGACGGTCAGGTTGGAGCGGACCGGTATCACTCATCACCGGAACCTAGCGCCATGGCTACGTAAGTTGCGTGCCGTCCGTAACAGGCGCAACGCCTGACGGCCTGCGAAACGTTTTCCCCGCCGCTGGCGAACTACCGAATATGGCACTCGAAAACCTACAGGAAGCCAGCGAAACCCTCGAACAGGCCGCCGCCGACGCCGAAGACGACGAGATTCGAGAGCGTATCACCACACAGGCCGAGCAGCTCGGCAAACTCGCCGACCGCGAACGCGGCCCCGATCACGGCCGACTCGCACGACACATGCACGCCCTCCAAGATCTCGTCGACGACACCGACGGCGAGCTCGCCGCACAGATCGACGACGCGCTCGCGAACGTTCGAGCCTACCGCGAAACCGTCAGCGGCGTCTAACGACAGCGCCGCCGCTCAATAGAGAACGATTATAGGAAGCCAAGGGCCGGATTTGAACCGGCGGTGGGCGGCTCTGCAGGCCGCTGCGTTAGGCCGGACTCTGCCACCTTGGCGCAGTTTTTCGTAGCGGACTCGCGCGCTTAAGCGTAGCGGTCCGTACCGCTCGGAGGAATGCAAACCACCCCCGAACGACACAGCTGTCGCTCGAGGGTAGTAAAGTCGAAA carries:
- a CDS encoding DUF7553 family protein translates to MALENLQEASETLEQAAADAEDDEIRERITTQAEQLGKLADRERGPDHGRLARHMHALQDLVDDTDGELAAQIDDALANVRAYRETVSGV